One segment of Daphnia magna isolate NIES linkage group LG2, ASM2063170v1.1, whole genome shotgun sequence DNA contains the following:
- the LOC116917169 gene encoding small G protein signaling modulator 2 isoform X1, with product MEMAYSSNDKEFKERLIRTVKKEVKQIMEEAVTRKFVHQDSSSVTSLCAAVEGCLCHGLRRRALGLFRSSSTTALMHKIAKAYPPAGTISKLIIEAESCDGVKRSSSSGDSITRMLSCGGTGGGVIKPVLQKRNSGSWLAKGTIAQKYLWIRLALFERSLAGIIEHIVESHSKYYEKDALVADPEYGSLLGHLLAGPCALEFTKMKVKDHYWTDPPADELVQRHRISSCVSAGATSPANRRPGLNYRKILPGGGSSDVESIGSVGSRSCSANSTAKNYVESLHQNNKMILLYGKNNVLVLASEMVEPIPGYLSLHHTIETLTLKWTPNQLMNCGTSDFDGIDKSIFWNYALHINLYDIVYVHCHQKVCSLGSGLGGSMVLVGQDGVQYPAIHFPAGGHMLAFLTCLETGLYPQGRLDPPLWTQTDKGKVFPKIKRRGLLNGEDFLATTTYSPTENNGNEEENLDDATVSSDYVFRIVTAVSDDFDFEHNAELFRETIDDNASVSQEASGSLCRGGPRPPRWWPANHIHPFNSTDSSGSSSSSSKSFISSISVAEQTSPSTVNSVFLEAVAGSTPMESSPIVIFQNFRKRGKSLQLLCETMKRQIISRAFYGWLGHCRHLRIVRTHLSGLVNHKIIPHVCNGINEENWKRLFIDGVVRDSHELFRLTYYGGISHHLRKQVWPYLLGHYPFGSTPDERLMQNRAMQTTYETTMSEWLAVEAIIRQRDKENIAASLAKLSCGSQGGMPPFDGHLEGHCRRLSNEVFDCEETETDTSENDKSEMRTTMDITVENLGSEEKNESKDVCSTGVALVKVITPYPSACNETALVTGSTQPHQPSTLENQCATNHQNGLTMVDINSAKETSLSLPILCADDGLDRCSIGSRSSCVSPVSSQGGIYTAELLEKYGLNLHRIEKDVQRCDRNYHYFTPANLEKLRNIMCTYVWCHLDMGYMQGMCDLVAPLLVIFDDEALTYSCFCELMKRMSENFPQGGAMDSHFSNMRLLIQILDSEIYDLMHQNGDYTHFYFCYRWFLLDFKRELAYEDVFLVWETIWAARSISSPHFVLFVALALVQHYREIILANAMDFTDIIKFFNEMAERHDTKIILQMARDLVLQLQMLIDDK from the exons GTTAAACAAATCATGGAAGAAGCAGTGACCCGGAAGTTTGTGCACCAAGACAGCAGTTCCGTCACATCTCTATGCG CTGCCGTGGAGGGTTGTTTATGTCACGGACTCCGAAGAAGAGCCCTGGGTTTATTTCGTTCATCCTCAACAACGGCTTTGATGCACAAAATTGCCAAAGCATACCCCCCAGCTGGGACTATTTCCAAGCTGATAATAGAAGCCGAATCCTGTGACGGAGTGAA GAGATCATCTTCTAGTGGAGACAGCATCACCAGGATGCTTTCTTGTGGAGGAACAGGTGGAGGGGTCATCAAGCCTGTgctacaaaaaagaaattcgggGTCATGGTTGGCCAAAGGGACTATTGCGCAAAAGTATCTTTGGATCCGATTGGCTCTTTTCGAACGGAGTTTGGCAGGGATTATTGAGCACATAGTTGAAAGTCATTC CAAATACTATGAAAAGGACGCTCTCGTAGCGGATCCGGAATACGGCTCTCTTTTGGGCCATCTACTTG cTGGCCCTTGCGCTCTCGAATTCACCAAAATGAAAGTGAAGGATCATTACTGGACGGACCCACCAGCTGACGAACTCGTTCAGAGACACCGCATATCTAGCTGCGTATCAGCTGGTGCCACTTCGCCAGCGAATCGACGTCCAGGCCTGAAC TACCGGAAAATTTTACCAGGAGGAGGAAGTAGTGACGTTGAATCCATTGGTTCCGTGGGAAGTCGAAGTTGTTCGGCAAATTCGACGGCGAAGAACTATGTGGAATCTCTTCACCAGAACAATAAAATGATTCTCCTTTACGGCAAAAACAATGTCCTCGTCTTAGCG AGTGAGATGGTGGAACCAATTCCTGGCTACCTTTCCTTGCACCACACCATAGAAACATTGACGCTAAAATGGACGCCGAATCAGTTAATGAATTGTGGGACAAGCGATTTTGATGGAATCGACAAAAG CATATTTTGGAATTATGCTCTACACATCAACTTGTATGATATAGTCTACGTTCACTGTCACCAGAAAG TTTGCTCTTTAGGCAGTGGATTAGGGGGAAGTATGGTGCTTGTCGGACAGGATGGAGTCCAGTATCCAGCAATTCATTTTCCCGCCGGAGGTCACATGTTGGCCTTTCTAACCTGTTTGGAGACTGGATTGTATCCACAAGGCCGACTTGATCCACCACTCTGGACTCAAACCGATAAAG GAAAGGtttttccaaaaataaaaaggagaggACTGTTAAACGGAGAAGATTTCCTTGCAACAACGACTTACAGTCCGACTGAAAACAACGGCAACGAGGAAGAAAATCTGGATGACGCAACTGTTTCATCGGACTACGTTTTTCGGATCGTTACCGCCGTGAGCGACGATTTTGATTTCGAACACAATGCAG AGTTATTCCGAGAGACAATTGATGACAACGCTTCGGTATCCCAAGAAGCATCCGGCAGCCTCTGTCGAG GGGGACCACGTCCGCCCCGGTGGTGGCCAGCTAACCACATCCACCCTTTCAACTCAACAGATTCGAGTGGTagctcgtcttcttcttctaaaagCTTCATCTCAAGTATAAGTGTTGCGGAGCAAACAAGCCCTAGCACAGTCAACTCTGTGTTCTTGGAGGCGGTTGCGGGTTCTACTCCCATGGAATCGTCACCTATAGTTATATTCCAAAATTTTCGGAAACGTGG aAAGTCTTTGCAACTGCTTTGCGAAACCATGAAGCGGCAGATCATTTCGAGAGCCTTTTACGGCTGGCTCGGGCACTGCAGACATCTGCGCATCGTGAGGACCCATCTTTCTGGATTAGTAAATCATAAAATTATTCCAC ACGTATGCAATGGAATCAACGAAGAAAATTGGAAACGTTTGTTCATCGATGGTGTTGTACGCGATTCCCATGAATTATTTCGTCTGACGTACTACGGAGGAATATCACATCATCTACGCAAACAG GTTTGGCCATACTTACTAGGTCACTACCCATTTGGAAGCACCCCAGATGAGCGGCTCATGCAGAACAGAGCAATGCAAACAACTTATGAAACAACGATGTCTGAGTGGCTTGCTGTTGAAGCTATAATACGTCAGCGggataaagaaaatattgCTGCTAGTCTTGCCAAACTTTCTTGCGGCTCCCAGGGTGGGATGCCGCCTTTTGACGGCCATTTAGAAGGCCATTGCAGGAGATTGAGTAATGAG GTTTTCGATTGTGAAGAAACCGAAACAGATACTTCGGAAAACGACAAAAGTGAAATGAGAACTACAATGGACATCACTGTCGAAAACTTAGGATCAGAGGAGAAG AATGAAAGCAAAGACGTGTGCTCCACAGGCGTTGCTCTGGTCAAAGTAATAACACCCTATCCCTCTGCATGCAATGAAACAGCATTAGTGACCGGTAGCACGCAAC CACATCAACCTTCGACGCTAGAGAATCAGTGTGCGACAAACCATCAAAATGGTTTAACCATGGTCGACATTAACTCGGCAAAAGAGACAAGCCTCAGTTTGCCTATTCTATGCGCTGATGACGGCCTAGATCGCTGCAGCATAGGATCACGTTCGTCTTGCGTTTCGCCTGTAAGCTCGCAGGGGGGAATTTACACG GCGGAACTGTTGGAAAAGTATGGTCTTAATCTACACAGAATTGAAAAGGACGTTCAGCGATGTGACAGGAATTATCATTACTTTACGCCTGCCAATCTTGAAAAACTCCGTAATATTATGTGCAC ATATGTTTGGTGCCACCTTGATATGGGTTACATGCAAGGCATGTGTGATCTGGTTGCTCCATTACTTGTCATATTTGACGACGAGGCTTTAACATATTCATGTTTTTGCGAGCTAATGAAACGAATGTCAGAGAATTTTCCACAAGGGGGCGCTATGGACAGCCATTTTTCTAATATGAG ATTACTCATTCAGATCCTTGATAGCGAGATTTATGACCTGATGCATCAAAATGGGGACTACACCCATTTCTATTTCTGTTATCGCTGGTTTCTCTTGGACTTTAAAAGAG AGCTTGCGTACGAAGATGTCTTTCTGGTATGGGAAACCATATGGGCAGCGCGCTCAATTTCCTCTCCGCATTTCGTTCTCTTCGTTGCATTAGCATTAGTTCAGCACTACCGTGAAATCATTCTAGCTAATGCAATGGATTTCACTGATATAATCAAATTCTTTAATG AAATGGCTGAACGGCATGACACCAAAATCATTCTGCAAATGGCACGTGATTTAGTACTTCAGCTTCAAATGCTAATCGATGATAAATAG
- the LOC116917169 gene encoding small G protein signaling modulator 2 isoform X3, whose amino-acid sequence MEMAYSSNDKEFKERLIRTVKKEVKQIMEEAVTRKFVHQDSSSVTSLCAAVEGCLCHGLRRRALGLFRSSSTTALMHKIAKAYPPAGTISKLIIEAESCDGVKRSSSSGDSITRMLSCGGTGGGVIKPVLQKRNSGSWLAKGTIAQKYLWIRLALFERSLAGIIEHIVESHSKYYEKDALVADPEYGSLLGHLLAGPCALEFTKMKVKDHYWTDPPADELVQRHRISSCVSAGATSPANRRPGLNYRKILPGGGSSDVESIGSVGSRSCSANSTAKNYVESLHQNNKMILLYGKNNVLVLASEMVEPIPGYLSLHHTIETLTLKWTPNQLMNCGTSDFDGIDKSIFWNYALHINLYDIVYVHCHQKVCSLGSGLGGSMVLVGQDGVQYPAIHFPAGGHMLAFLTCLETGLYPQGRLDPPLWTQTDKGKVFPKIKRRGLLNGEDFLATTTYSPTENNGNEEENLDDATVSSDYVFRIVTAVSDDFDFEHNAGGPRPPRWWPANHIHPFNSTDSSGSSSSSSKSFISSISVAEQTSPSTVNSVFLEAVAGSTPMESSPIVIFQNFRKRGKSLQLLCETMKRQIISRAFYGWLGHCRHLRIVRTHLSGLVNHKIIPHVCNGINEENWKRLFIDGVVRDSHELFRLTYYGGISHHLRKQVWPYLLGHYPFGSTPDERLMQNRAMQTTYETTMSEWLAVEAIIRQRDKENIAASLAKLSCGSQGGMPPFDGHLEGHCRRLSNEVFDCEETETDTSENDKSEMRTTMDITVENLGSEEKNESKDVCSTGVALVKVITPYPSACNETALVTGSTQPHQPSTLENQCATNHQNGLTMVDINSAKETSLSLPILCADDGLDRCSIGSRSSCVSPVSSQGGIYTAELLEKYGLNLHRIEKDVQRCDRNYHYFTPANLEKLRNIMCTYVWCHLDMGYMQGMCDLVAPLLVIFDDEALTYSCFCELMKRMSENFPQGGAMDSHFSNMRLLIQILDSEIYDLMHQNGDYTHFYFCYRWFLLDFKRELAYEDVFLVWETIWAARSISSPHFVLFVALALVQHYREIILANAMDFTDIIKFFNEMAERHDTKIILQMARDLVLQLQMLIDDK is encoded by the exons GTTAAACAAATCATGGAAGAAGCAGTGACCCGGAAGTTTGTGCACCAAGACAGCAGTTCCGTCACATCTCTATGCG CTGCCGTGGAGGGTTGTTTATGTCACGGACTCCGAAGAAGAGCCCTGGGTTTATTTCGTTCATCCTCAACAACGGCTTTGATGCACAAAATTGCCAAAGCATACCCCCCAGCTGGGACTATTTCCAAGCTGATAATAGAAGCCGAATCCTGTGACGGAGTGAA GAGATCATCTTCTAGTGGAGACAGCATCACCAGGATGCTTTCTTGTGGAGGAACAGGTGGAGGGGTCATCAAGCCTGTgctacaaaaaagaaattcgggGTCATGGTTGGCCAAAGGGACTATTGCGCAAAAGTATCTTTGGATCCGATTGGCTCTTTTCGAACGGAGTTTGGCAGGGATTATTGAGCACATAGTTGAAAGTCATTC CAAATACTATGAAAAGGACGCTCTCGTAGCGGATCCGGAATACGGCTCTCTTTTGGGCCATCTACTTG cTGGCCCTTGCGCTCTCGAATTCACCAAAATGAAAGTGAAGGATCATTACTGGACGGACCCACCAGCTGACGAACTCGTTCAGAGACACCGCATATCTAGCTGCGTATCAGCTGGTGCCACTTCGCCAGCGAATCGACGTCCAGGCCTGAAC TACCGGAAAATTTTACCAGGAGGAGGAAGTAGTGACGTTGAATCCATTGGTTCCGTGGGAAGTCGAAGTTGTTCGGCAAATTCGACGGCGAAGAACTATGTGGAATCTCTTCACCAGAACAATAAAATGATTCTCCTTTACGGCAAAAACAATGTCCTCGTCTTAGCG AGTGAGATGGTGGAACCAATTCCTGGCTACCTTTCCTTGCACCACACCATAGAAACATTGACGCTAAAATGGACGCCGAATCAGTTAATGAATTGTGGGACAAGCGATTTTGATGGAATCGACAAAAG CATATTTTGGAATTATGCTCTACACATCAACTTGTATGATATAGTCTACGTTCACTGTCACCAGAAAG TTTGCTCTTTAGGCAGTGGATTAGGGGGAAGTATGGTGCTTGTCGGACAGGATGGAGTCCAGTATCCAGCAATTCATTTTCCCGCCGGAGGTCACATGTTGGCCTTTCTAACCTGTTTGGAGACTGGATTGTATCCACAAGGCCGACTTGATCCACCACTCTGGACTCAAACCGATAAAG GAAAGGtttttccaaaaataaaaaggagaggACTGTTAAACGGAGAAGATTTCCTTGCAACAACGACTTACAGTCCGACTGAAAACAACGGCAACGAGGAAGAAAATCTGGATGACGCAACTGTTTCATCGGACTACGTTTTTCGGATCGTTACCGCCGTGAGCGACGATTTTGATTTCGAACACAATGCAG GGGGACCACGTCCGCCCCGGTGGTGGCCAGCTAACCACATCCACCCTTTCAACTCAACAGATTCGAGTGGTagctcgtcttcttcttctaaaagCTTCATCTCAAGTATAAGTGTTGCGGAGCAAACAAGCCCTAGCACAGTCAACTCTGTGTTCTTGGAGGCGGTTGCGGGTTCTACTCCCATGGAATCGTCACCTATAGTTATATTCCAAAATTTTCGGAAACGTGG aAAGTCTTTGCAACTGCTTTGCGAAACCATGAAGCGGCAGATCATTTCGAGAGCCTTTTACGGCTGGCTCGGGCACTGCAGACATCTGCGCATCGTGAGGACCCATCTTTCTGGATTAGTAAATCATAAAATTATTCCAC ACGTATGCAATGGAATCAACGAAGAAAATTGGAAACGTTTGTTCATCGATGGTGTTGTACGCGATTCCCATGAATTATTTCGTCTGACGTACTACGGAGGAATATCACATCATCTACGCAAACAG GTTTGGCCATACTTACTAGGTCACTACCCATTTGGAAGCACCCCAGATGAGCGGCTCATGCAGAACAGAGCAATGCAAACAACTTATGAAACAACGATGTCTGAGTGGCTTGCTGTTGAAGCTATAATACGTCAGCGggataaagaaaatattgCTGCTAGTCTTGCCAAACTTTCTTGCGGCTCCCAGGGTGGGATGCCGCCTTTTGACGGCCATTTAGAAGGCCATTGCAGGAGATTGAGTAATGAG GTTTTCGATTGTGAAGAAACCGAAACAGATACTTCGGAAAACGACAAAAGTGAAATGAGAACTACAATGGACATCACTGTCGAAAACTTAGGATCAGAGGAGAAG AATGAAAGCAAAGACGTGTGCTCCACAGGCGTTGCTCTGGTCAAAGTAATAACACCCTATCCCTCTGCATGCAATGAAACAGCATTAGTGACCGGTAGCACGCAAC CACATCAACCTTCGACGCTAGAGAATCAGTGTGCGACAAACCATCAAAATGGTTTAACCATGGTCGACATTAACTCGGCAAAAGAGACAAGCCTCAGTTTGCCTATTCTATGCGCTGATGACGGCCTAGATCGCTGCAGCATAGGATCACGTTCGTCTTGCGTTTCGCCTGTAAGCTCGCAGGGGGGAATTTACACG GCGGAACTGTTGGAAAAGTATGGTCTTAATCTACACAGAATTGAAAAGGACGTTCAGCGATGTGACAGGAATTATCATTACTTTACGCCTGCCAATCTTGAAAAACTCCGTAATATTATGTGCAC ATATGTTTGGTGCCACCTTGATATGGGTTACATGCAAGGCATGTGTGATCTGGTTGCTCCATTACTTGTCATATTTGACGACGAGGCTTTAACATATTCATGTTTTTGCGAGCTAATGAAACGAATGTCAGAGAATTTTCCACAAGGGGGCGCTATGGACAGCCATTTTTCTAATATGAG ATTACTCATTCAGATCCTTGATAGCGAGATTTATGACCTGATGCATCAAAATGGGGACTACACCCATTTCTATTTCTGTTATCGCTGGTTTCTCTTGGACTTTAAAAGAG AGCTTGCGTACGAAGATGTCTTTCTGGTATGGGAAACCATATGGGCAGCGCGCTCAATTTCCTCTCCGCATTTCGTTCTCTTCGTTGCATTAGCATTAGTTCAGCACTACCGTGAAATCATTCTAGCTAATGCAATGGATTTCACTGATATAATCAAATTCTTTAATG AAATGGCTGAACGGCATGACACCAAAATCATTCTGCAAATGGCACGTGATTTAGTACTTCAGCTTCAAATGCTAATCGATGATAAATAG
- the LOC116917169 gene encoding small G protein signaling modulator 2 isoform X2 — translation MEMAYSSNDKEFKERLIRTVKKEVKQIMEEAVTRKFVHQDSSSVTSLCAAVEGCLCHGLRRRALGLFRSSSTTALMHKIAKAYPPAGTISKLIIEAESCDGVKRSSSSGDSITRMLSCGGTGGGVIKPVLQKRNSGSWLAKGTIAQKYLWIRLALFERSLAGIIEHIVESHSKYYEKDALVADPEYGSLLGHLLAGPCALEFTKMKVKDHYWTDPPADELVQRHRISSCVSAGATSPANRRPGLNYRKILPGGGSSDVESIGSVGSRSCSANSTAKNYVESLHQNNKMILLYGKNNVLVLASEMVEPIPGYLSLHHTIETLTLKWTPNQLMNCGTSDFDGIDKSIFWNYALHINLYDIVYVHCHQKGSGLGGSMVLVGQDGVQYPAIHFPAGGHMLAFLTCLETGLYPQGRLDPPLWTQTDKGKVFPKIKRRGLLNGEDFLATTTYSPTENNGNEEENLDDATVSSDYVFRIVTAVSDDFDFEHNAELFRETIDDNASVSQEASGSLCRGGPRPPRWWPANHIHPFNSTDSSGSSSSSSKSFISSISVAEQTSPSTVNSVFLEAVAGSTPMESSPIVIFQNFRKRGKSLQLLCETMKRQIISRAFYGWLGHCRHLRIVRTHLSGLVNHKIIPHVCNGINEENWKRLFIDGVVRDSHELFRLTYYGGISHHLRKQVWPYLLGHYPFGSTPDERLMQNRAMQTTYETTMSEWLAVEAIIRQRDKENIAASLAKLSCGSQGGMPPFDGHLEGHCRRLSNEVFDCEETETDTSENDKSEMRTTMDITVENLGSEEKNESKDVCSTGVALVKVITPYPSACNETALVTGSTQPHQPSTLENQCATNHQNGLTMVDINSAKETSLSLPILCADDGLDRCSIGSRSSCVSPVSSQGGIYTAELLEKYGLNLHRIEKDVQRCDRNYHYFTPANLEKLRNIMCTYVWCHLDMGYMQGMCDLVAPLLVIFDDEALTYSCFCELMKRMSENFPQGGAMDSHFSNMRLLIQILDSEIYDLMHQNGDYTHFYFCYRWFLLDFKRELAYEDVFLVWETIWAARSISSPHFVLFVALALVQHYREIILANAMDFTDIIKFFNEMAERHDTKIILQMARDLVLQLQMLIDDK, via the exons GTTAAACAAATCATGGAAGAAGCAGTGACCCGGAAGTTTGTGCACCAAGACAGCAGTTCCGTCACATCTCTATGCG CTGCCGTGGAGGGTTGTTTATGTCACGGACTCCGAAGAAGAGCCCTGGGTTTATTTCGTTCATCCTCAACAACGGCTTTGATGCACAAAATTGCCAAAGCATACCCCCCAGCTGGGACTATTTCCAAGCTGATAATAGAAGCCGAATCCTGTGACGGAGTGAA GAGATCATCTTCTAGTGGAGACAGCATCACCAGGATGCTTTCTTGTGGAGGAACAGGTGGAGGGGTCATCAAGCCTGTgctacaaaaaagaaattcgggGTCATGGTTGGCCAAAGGGACTATTGCGCAAAAGTATCTTTGGATCCGATTGGCTCTTTTCGAACGGAGTTTGGCAGGGATTATTGAGCACATAGTTGAAAGTCATTC CAAATACTATGAAAAGGACGCTCTCGTAGCGGATCCGGAATACGGCTCTCTTTTGGGCCATCTACTTG cTGGCCCTTGCGCTCTCGAATTCACCAAAATGAAAGTGAAGGATCATTACTGGACGGACCCACCAGCTGACGAACTCGTTCAGAGACACCGCATATCTAGCTGCGTATCAGCTGGTGCCACTTCGCCAGCGAATCGACGTCCAGGCCTGAAC TACCGGAAAATTTTACCAGGAGGAGGAAGTAGTGACGTTGAATCCATTGGTTCCGTGGGAAGTCGAAGTTGTTCGGCAAATTCGACGGCGAAGAACTATGTGGAATCTCTTCACCAGAACAATAAAATGATTCTCCTTTACGGCAAAAACAATGTCCTCGTCTTAGCG AGTGAGATGGTGGAACCAATTCCTGGCTACCTTTCCTTGCACCACACCATAGAAACATTGACGCTAAAATGGACGCCGAATCAGTTAATGAATTGTGGGACAAGCGATTTTGATGGAATCGACAAAAG CATATTTTGGAATTATGCTCTACACATCAACTTGTATGATATAGTCTACGTTCACTGTCACCAGAAAG GCAGTGGATTAGGGGGAAGTATGGTGCTTGTCGGACAGGATGGAGTCCAGTATCCAGCAATTCATTTTCCCGCCGGAGGTCACATGTTGGCCTTTCTAACCTGTTTGGAGACTGGATTGTATCCACAAGGCCGACTTGATCCACCACTCTGGACTCAAACCGATAAAG GAAAGGtttttccaaaaataaaaaggagaggACTGTTAAACGGAGAAGATTTCCTTGCAACAACGACTTACAGTCCGACTGAAAACAACGGCAACGAGGAAGAAAATCTGGATGACGCAACTGTTTCATCGGACTACGTTTTTCGGATCGTTACCGCCGTGAGCGACGATTTTGATTTCGAACACAATGCAG AGTTATTCCGAGAGACAATTGATGACAACGCTTCGGTATCCCAAGAAGCATCCGGCAGCCTCTGTCGAG GGGGACCACGTCCGCCCCGGTGGTGGCCAGCTAACCACATCCACCCTTTCAACTCAACAGATTCGAGTGGTagctcgtcttcttcttctaaaagCTTCATCTCAAGTATAAGTGTTGCGGAGCAAACAAGCCCTAGCACAGTCAACTCTGTGTTCTTGGAGGCGGTTGCGGGTTCTACTCCCATGGAATCGTCACCTATAGTTATATTCCAAAATTTTCGGAAACGTGG aAAGTCTTTGCAACTGCTTTGCGAAACCATGAAGCGGCAGATCATTTCGAGAGCCTTTTACGGCTGGCTCGGGCACTGCAGACATCTGCGCATCGTGAGGACCCATCTTTCTGGATTAGTAAATCATAAAATTATTCCAC ACGTATGCAATGGAATCAACGAAGAAAATTGGAAACGTTTGTTCATCGATGGTGTTGTACGCGATTCCCATGAATTATTTCGTCTGACGTACTACGGAGGAATATCACATCATCTACGCAAACAG GTTTGGCCATACTTACTAGGTCACTACCCATTTGGAAGCACCCCAGATGAGCGGCTCATGCAGAACAGAGCAATGCAAACAACTTATGAAACAACGATGTCTGAGTGGCTTGCTGTTGAAGCTATAATACGTCAGCGggataaagaaaatattgCTGCTAGTCTTGCCAAACTTTCTTGCGGCTCCCAGGGTGGGATGCCGCCTTTTGACGGCCATTTAGAAGGCCATTGCAGGAGATTGAGTAATGAG GTTTTCGATTGTGAAGAAACCGAAACAGATACTTCGGAAAACGACAAAAGTGAAATGAGAACTACAATGGACATCACTGTCGAAAACTTAGGATCAGAGGAGAAG AATGAAAGCAAAGACGTGTGCTCCACAGGCGTTGCTCTGGTCAAAGTAATAACACCCTATCCCTCTGCATGCAATGAAACAGCATTAGTGACCGGTAGCACGCAAC CACATCAACCTTCGACGCTAGAGAATCAGTGTGCGACAAACCATCAAAATGGTTTAACCATGGTCGACATTAACTCGGCAAAAGAGACAAGCCTCAGTTTGCCTATTCTATGCGCTGATGACGGCCTAGATCGCTGCAGCATAGGATCACGTTCGTCTTGCGTTTCGCCTGTAAGCTCGCAGGGGGGAATTTACACG GCGGAACTGTTGGAAAAGTATGGTCTTAATCTACACAGAATTGAAAAGGACGTTCAGCGATGTGACAGGAATTATCATTACTTTACGCCTGCCAATCTTGAAAAACTCCGTAATATTATGTGCAC ATATGTTTGGTGCCACCTTGATATGGGTTACATGCAAGGCATGTGTGATCTGGTTGCTCCATTACTTGTCATATTTGACGACGAGGCTTTAACATATTCATGTTTTTGCGAGCTAATGAAACGAATGTCAGAGAATTTTCCACAAGGGGGCGCTATGGACAGCCATTTTTCTAATATGAG ATTACTCATTCAGATCCTTGATAGCGAGATTTATGACCTGATGCATCAAAATGGGGACTACACCCATTTCTATTTCTGTTATCGCTGGTTTCTCTTGGACTTTAAAAGAG AGCTTGCGTACGAAGATGTCTTTCTGGTATGGGAAACCATATGGGCAGCGCGCTCAATTTCCTCTCCGCATTTCGTTCTCTTCGTTGCATTAGCATTAGTTCAGCACTACCGTGAAATCATTCTAGCTAATGCAATGGATTTCACTGATATAATCAAATTCTTTAATG AAATGGCTGAACGGCATGACACCAAAATCATTCTGCAAATGGCACGTGATTTAGTACTTCAGCTTCAAATGCTAATCGATGATAAATAG